From the Schistocerca piceifrons isolate TAMUIC-IGC-003096 chromosome 2, iqSchPice1.1, whole genome shotgun sequence genome, the window GAACAGTGCTGTACTCTATGTTTAAAGGCAGTCTGTGACAACGAAACATATATGCGAGGTTAGAGGCGGTATAATCTTCACAGCGTTCCTGTGTAACATAATATTCTGCGAAAATAGAGAGATGGTAATTGGTTAGATTCGTACTGCAGCAACGGAGAAACAGACTGCAGGAAGAAGGTGCTCGGAGCAGCAGCCGTCCAAGAAGATGTGATAGGTTGTGATGATCAGCCAGAAAGCAGAATAAGCAGGGATCACGAGACGAGTCGGAAGCGGCGAGGCAGTTGCAGCGAGCGAGTGGAGTACCAGCAAGTGGCTACGCATGCGGGACTATGCGGCCACGCTGAGTGGCGGCGAGCAGCTGCCGGTAGCTCCATGAGCTGCGCCGCACCACGACAGCTTTCCGCGACACGGCCGGCCTCGCCCCTCTTCACCAATGACGGTGATGCTCCTGCAGCACTCTGCCCTCCGACACTACAAGCTGCCCTCTCCTCCGCCGCCACGAATGACGAAGCCCGCCCCGGACGCCTCCATATACTGTAGCGACTACCAGACGaggaacaataacaacaacaacaacaacggtaacaagcAGAAACGAACGCACCACAAGCTGTCGCTGCACCCGCAACAGCAGCAGGGCTGCAAGACGACTGCGATGCGCTACTACCGTCTATGGATCTACACGTGCAATGCCGTGCTGTTGGTGAGCGTGCTAGGATTCGCCATCGTGGCGGGCAGAATCGTGGTGGCCGACCCCCGGCGGTACCTCGTGCCGGGCCTGTCCCTGTACCAGCCCAGCTTCCTCTACGCCTACCTGGCCCTGGCAACGCAGAGCGGCCTCCTGCAGCTGGTCGGCTGTTTGGGCGCGCTACGCCTCAACGAGCGGCTCCTCAACGTGTACTGGCTGCTCCTCCTGGTGCTCCTCTTCGGCGACGCTATCGTCGGCGTCGTGTGGGTATTTCGCTTCGACAAGATCTGCGCCGACTTGCGCCCCACGCTGAAGCAGCGGCTGGCGGCGGAGTACGGCGTCGACCGCGACTTCACGGCGCTGTGGGACGCGCTCCAGAGGGACTACCGCTGCTGTGGCGTCGACGGCGCCCAAGACTACGCGGCGGTGGCCAACCGCAGTGCAGGGGCCACCGTCTCGGCGTCGGCGGGGTCTACGGCACCGACGGCAGCTGCTACCGCCAACGTGTCCTCGTTGGGCGGCCCCACTACAGCTGCTACTGTCGTCGGGTCGACGACGACGGCTGCCGCCGCGCCGGACGTCGGAAAGCCGGAGTGGCTGTGGAACGACCACGCCCACCGCCAGCACGACAGCGGAGGGCACGACATCGTGCCGGAGAGCTGCTGCCGGTTCCTCGGTGCCACTTCGGAGAGACACGCCAGTACCGCAGGCTCGTCTCCGATGGCGCCAGACTCTGAAATGGACGCCAATCGCGTTCCGATCGAGGCCAGCCAGCGGGGGGCCACCCTCGGTCCCAACCAGAAGAACGCCCACCCTTGCGGCAGCGCACCGGCCGTGCCGCCCTTCCGCGGATCCGGCACGGCGTCTGCCACTGTTACGGGCGCGCAGCCGCACTACCACACCACCGGTTGCGAGGCGCGCCTACTCCTCTGGCTGCGCCAGAGCGCGGACATCCTGTTCGTCCTCGGGTACTGTGTCATCGCCTTCCTCAAGCTGTGCTTCCTCGGCATCCTGCGGTACGAGATCCGCGAGATGATCCAGAAGATCAAGATCCTGCAGGGCGAGATGCGGCCGCCACCTCTGCTGCTGACGGAGCTgggcggtggcggcagcggcggcggggcGGGCGCCATCAGCCCGGCGGGCGTGCCGTCGCCCGCACACGCGGCCGCAGTGGCCGGGGCCGCTGCGGCTGCGGGCGCCACGCCGCCCCACCTGCAGCCGCTGCTGATGAACCACACGCGCGCAGCCTCCGCCGCCAACAACGGCGACCTCATGGGCGGCGCCGggggcgtgggcggcggcggcggcggcggcggaggcgcggGAGGCGGCGTCCGGCAGCCTCCGGACAGTCTGCAGGCGACGCCCCTGCACGCCGCCGCTCTCTCCCACCGGCACCTCAGCATGCTCAATAACGACGGCACCGACTCCGACACCAACAG encodes:
- the LOC124775804 gene encoding uncharacterized protein LOC124775804 codes for the protein MTVMLLQHSALRHYKLPSPPPPRMTKPAPDASIYCSDYQTRNNNNNNNNGNKQKRTHHKLSLHPQQQQGCKTTAMRYYRLWIYTCNAVLLVSVLGFAIVAGRIVVADPRRYLVPGLSLYQPSFLYAYLALATQSGLLQLVGCLGALRLNERLLNVYWLLLLVLLFGDAIVGVVWVFRFDKICADLRPTLKQRLAAEYGVDRDFTALWDALQRDYRCCGVDGAQDYAAKNAHPCGSAPAVPPFRGSGTASATVTGAQPHYHTTGCEARLLLWLRQSADILFVLGYCVIAFLKLCFLGILRYEIREMIQKIKILQGEMRPPPLLLTELGGGGSGGGAGAISPAGVPSPAHAAAVAGAAAAAGATPPHLQPLLMNHTRAASAANNGDLMGGAGGVGGGGGGGGGAGGGVRQPPDSLQATPLHAAALSHRHLSMLNNDGTDSDTNSNCALIISEDVGAGKPVSSGPRRGCGSNGNNNYEIHELQELNRLLSRHQTQI